Part of the Stigmatopora argus isolate UIUO_Sarg chromosome 3, RoL_Sarg_1.0, whole genome shotgun sequence genome, GCCGTCGAAGGTGCGGTAGTGGGGGTCGCCGAACGCAATGCACGTGGCAGCCCGGGGGAGACAGTGGGGGCAACACAAGCCGGGCACCACTGCCGCTATCTCATCCTaccagtggggaaaaaaagagacagTGCAGTACGTATATCCTTCCACGTTCGTCATAgtaatttgttcattttgaaaatggaaaatatttttaaaaataaagcttTTCGGCCTTTGATAGCGTCAACCCTCGCCAATTTGTAGAACATGCAGCTTCCAAAAATGAGCAACATTTGAAAAGAAGGATATTTGTTAAGTCAAATAGTACTTACCGTGTTGCAGGTGAGTGGCGGGCATCGCTCAGTGTGACAGTGCACGTCCCCAGACACGCACGAGCAACCGGTGCACTCGTCCACTTGCCACCGCTCGTCCGATTGGTACACCGTGCCCTGGTGCTTGCACGACATACCCCACTCTAACACAAACAAGCGTGCAGGTCAACACTCCAGAAACCTTTCAAATATCTTTGCGTGTGTTACCTTGGCATTGGTGGCAGCATTTGCCCGCTACCTTGACTTGTTTGTGACCATCGGGACAAGGCTCGGAGGGACACTCCTCTATGTTGCATTCAATGTAGCCCAACTAAACAACACACTTGGAGATTggttttgaagatttttttgccAGCCTAGAGGCCGCTACTTACATTACAGCTGCAAGTAACACAATTGTCTTGGCTGTCCGTCCAGCGGCTGCCACTCGGCACGCGGCGGTTTTGCCCCTCCAGTACGCAATCTGCATCAGAGGCAGGTTAACGTGAAGCATTTCGTCGGCGTGACAGGCAGCCAATAAGCATCACGTTTGTTCACCTTTGCACACGGGGCAGCACGAGTCCGCGGGGGTGAACTGCTCGCTGGGAGGACAAGTGAGGGGAAGGCAACCTTGATGCAGGCACGTCCACGTTAAATCCTACACAACACAGAGACGTTAGGGCATTTGGAAACCACCTTGGAGCAacggaaaaagaaaagaaattaaGAAAGCGATGTAAAATACAGCCTCACTAGATGCTctcgatatattttttttataaatgtttttccttaCCTTGCACTGGCAGGTAAAACATGGGTTGTCGGTGGCAAGTACTTCATTGCCGATGATTGTAGAAGTGCAATTGCTGAGAGGCTCTAGAAAAATATGGCAGAGTATGTATTTAGCCTTCATTAATAAtggaaacatttgtatttgttgtgGTTTTATTTTAACCCTCGAATGCATGAATTAGGATTTTGTATGCACCGCAAAATTGGAAAAACCGCAAAAACCACAAAGTGTTAAAAACCATGACAGACGGGGGAATACTGTGATAAATATTTCCTCAGTAGACTTCGCTATACCCTGCAAAATtcggaaaataaaaacaaaaaagtgttttaaattttgCAGAGGGCAATAATAAACTATAAACTCGTGCGTTTAGATGAATGTATGAATTTAGAAAAGGGGAATTAATTTGTGGGAAAAACAATTAGTAGAATGgtaataatacataaaaaagaatTGTAAATGCAGATAAAAaatgctactgtcacaattaaatttcccgaatacgggatgaataaagttatccaatccaatatgtcaagaattccaaataaaatgaatttaaaaaaagaacagtagtaaattgaaaaaggaagaaaaatgaatttataatttCAAGGAAGTGTGGCCTGtggttaattttcttttttgtttgtctgttttttaaataacctcACATATCTTAACTCTATCTTTcccgtgtctgtattctcagcctcttgctactgtgacagtgaaatttcctgaatacgggatgaataaagttatctaatcttaGCTAATCAAGATTCCAGCCCCTGCCAGTTAAACTGGCTTGGATGTTTCTTGCTGTCAATAGACGTGAGTGTTCATTGTCAATTTATCACTGCCTATCACAACACATACTGTGATGCGGGCTGAcagtaaatgagttaaaataacAATGACTTAAATAAGTGCCTGgaagtgtgaaaaaaaaaaaaactcagatgAATATCCTTGTTTGCATTGTTATGACGAGTACTGACGTGCGCAAATAGGACAGCATGCGTCGGGTCCAGAAAACATGATATTGTTCTTGGGACAGTCCACCAGACTGGGGCACTGTTTTCGGTAACAACGCAGGTGTTGCTCTCCGTCTGGCATTACCTGAAAGCACACATGCTTTGAGTTACTTACAgtaactcgttggctgccattgatggtcatCCATCTAAAGTAGGAGCGTCGGCATGAAGTTATTCACGTTTGGTCGcagggcgtttggtcgccccgacgtttggtcgcccggacccaaacgtccggcgaccaaaggtccggcgaccaaaggtccggcgaccaaacgtccggcgaccaaacgtccggcgaccaaacgtccggcgaccaaacgtccggcgaccaaacgtccgagtacccacttGTGTTACTGAATTAGAGTGTAATAGCTATAGAAATGTTTGCTGTGTCAAAAACAGAAAAGTACTGCATATGAGATGACCAAAACATCAGAGAGAATGGTCACTACATTGGACagccatttaaaaaggaaaatgttgggtcataaaaaaaataaagatatagtagcaatatataaatggatgcagaaaataaaaattaaaagtataataaaacacacacaaacctcACAGTTGCAGACCTGACAGGGGTCTCCAGCTGGGTGGAAACTGTCTCCTGGGCCGTACACCCTGCCCTCAAACACGCAGTCTACCAAAAATCACCCCGTTTTTTTTACAGCCAACGACTACAGGATGGCGGACGACCACATTCACTCGACTACCTGCGCACAAGGGGCAGCACTCTCCGGGCACCTTAATGAAATTGCTGCACGGGGACAGGCAGCGAACTTCCGAGCAGGTTGTCACGCCGTCCACACACAAGCAACTGCGACAGTGAGACAAGTCGGCAAACCAGCTGCTTCCCTCCGTGTACTCGCCTCCGTCGTACGTGCAACCTGCCAGCAGACCATCATCATGCCGCTCCAATTTATTAAGAGATAACTCTACAATTTGTGACTCTACCTCTGCAACGAGGACAGCAGGCACCGGGCTCGGTCATCTGATGCACGCAAGGCAGTTTGGGACACGGTGGAGTCGAACAATGCACCTCGCCGGCCTGTAACGTGAACACCAAAACTTTGACATTTCTGCCAGTTTTGCCAAGGGACGAGATGAAAATCTCCACCTGACAGGTGCATGTAGAACAGTGGTTTGACGTCAGGGTCCATGTCTGCCCGTCATTGTACTCTTGTCCATCCAGCATACATgctaaaattagattagataactttattcattccgtattagggaaatttcattgtcacaatagcaagagggtgagaatacagacacaggaaaagacattttagacataaataaataggtaataaataagttaattaataaattatatatatatatatatatatgtatatatataaatgaataaatataaataaaatatataaataaataaatatataaataaataaataagcgtgttgctatGTTACAATAGTGAAATCCAAAGCAGTTTAAAAATGTCCTGTATAAAAATGTCCACCAAATTACCGTTAACTGTCTACAgagtattagattagataacttcattcatctcgtattcgggaaatttcaagGTCTGCATGTTTTTACCTGTGCACTCGGGGCAGCAGCGCCCAGGCTTTTTGACGGGTCGACTACAAGGTGTCGGCGGGCACCCGGGGGTCACGCAGGTGACCGTCCCCCTGACGCAGGTACAACGCCGGCAAGGCTCCGAGGACGACGTGAAGTCGAGGCCGTGGGCGTGGACGGCTCCTTCGTACAAACAGGAGTCGCACGAGGGACAGCAGGCATCGGACGGCACTGGGTGGGAACACGGCACGGGACAAGGTCTCCTTTTACAGCTCACCACTTCGTCCTAAAGGATGCAGGCAGAAATGAGCAAACGCTTATCTTGTCCATCATCAAAATGACATACGAGACCCTCATGAAGGAATGCGTAGAGAAGCAAAAACagtttgggaatgaattcagaGTAAACTACCACCCCAGAAACTCTCAATTGAATATTTTGCTCACTTTTTCCCAGTTTTATCTAAAACCACTCTATGTCACAATGAGTTGCCTAATGATTCAACCCGGTATCATTTTAGGTGGTGTCTGGGAAGCGGACTAACCAAACAGGAACAGGAGGCACAGGGGTCCGAGGACGAGGGAAATGAAGAGCCGGACTCGTACTCCCTCCCCTGATATCGACACGTCCCGGTGCAGACGGGGCAGCACTCGCCCGGTGGCGTCGTCGGATGAGAGCAGGCGGCGTTGGGACACGAAACTCGCGAGCACAGCACGCCGCCATTCTGCACAATTTCCATTCAAATGCATTGTACGTTTATCcacgtcaatggcgctgaaacacCATCGCTCATGTGAAATGATTATGAGTACCAACCAGACAAGAGCATTGTTGACAATGATCTGTGGGATGCCGGAATCGTTCTCCGTTGAAACAGTCACGTCCTTCGAAGTTGCAGCTGTCACACACTCGGCACCCGCATCCGTCCAGTGCCGGATGAGAACAGGAAATTGCCTGACATCTTCTCGCCGTGCAAACCACCTCACCCCTCTGAGAAGAACGATACTCGTTAGTGTGGAGTCATCGCGTATTTAAGTAGTGATCGTGGTACTCACTCTGCACACACACTCTTGGCAGCTTCTTTCGCCTGCTGTCAGGATTTGTCCATCAATGTAATCCACACCTTGGAAGTGGCAACCTGGATGGATTTAATCTTTTCAACTCTTTTTCTTGTTcttgattttctgaaccccgtgacctttgacctaaTTGCCTAAAAAATGAGGTCATGATACTGCGCGGATCTGTTCTTAAAGGTCATCCACACCTTGGAAGTGGCAACCTGAAttgttatgtatgtatgtatgtatgtatgtatgtatgtatgtatgtatgtatgtatgtatgtatgtatgtatgtatgtatgtatgtatgtatgtatgtatgtatgtatgtatgtatgtatatgtatatgtatatgtatatgtatgtatgtatatgtatatgtatatatatatatatatatatatatatatatatatatatatatatatatatatatatatatatatatatatatatatatatatatatatatatatatccacctCTTCCATTTAATATTCTTAATATATCCTGCACGTGTGATAAAAATCAATTCATTCCTTTGTGTGTTATCGCAAAATTCCTTTTCTCCCGAATTTAATGACCTCATTCAATATGTATTACAATCATATCCCACAAGTTGAAGTTATCTTGAAAAATGATCAGATGAACTGACAGAAAGGAACGAATGCATAACCTCCTTAACCTCAGCTATGGGAAAAGAGATCGAAAGAAAATCACATCCAGCCAATATCATTAGCATGCAGTTGAAAGTGCGGTATGAAACGAATGAGACCAAGGAAGACATACCGTCACACACGGGGCAACCGCAGCTGTCTGCGAGCGGGTGAGGGCAGAAGGTCACCGGACAAGACTTTTTGCCGCAGCGCACGGTGCCTGACTGAAAGCAGAAGTGCATGATGTGTGTGAAATCATAAAGTAAGGTggacaaatgtgtgtgttttttggatGCTACCTGGCAGGTGCACTCGGAGCAAATGTCCCCCGGCTCAGGAATGGATTGTCCACTAGCGAGCAGCACCCCATTGTAAAAGCAGCCTGACAACCCAGACGACATTTTTGGAGAATTAGTGAAATGTAGTCATTACTGTGATACTGCCAAGCTCTATTGGGCAGATAAAAATAAACACGTTGAAAATTCTTTGTTCTCCCAAGATGACACTTTTCCATCTAGCATTAGGAATGGAAATAAAGCTGCTATATGAGTCAATCCCGATGATGGCAGTAGCTGGCAATTCCAATTACGGGAAAATCTGACCAATCTGTCGGCCATCACCGTCAATTTCAAAGTCTGCAATATCCGTCCATTCCAAAGATGGCGAGATCCGGCAATTCCACAAACGGCAATATCAGCCGATTCCAATGACCGCAATAGCCGTCAATTCCAATGGTGTACATAAACATTAGTTTCCCAATTCCATTTCCCAACCAACAGAGCAAAGCCTTCTTAAATCCCCATTTGACCGTCCACTTACGATGGCACTCCCCACAACATTGTCCGGGCGCTTTGTAGGGATGGCGGCACTCTCCGTAGCAGGGCACCTTGGTGCAAACCACCTCGCCGGCATAGCAGTAGCACACGGCGCAGGGGTCTTTGTCGTCAGTAAACTCGCTGCCGTCGACGTGTTCTCTCCCGTTGTATGTACAGCCTGGGCATAGCGGCCAATTACACAAGATACACAAAAATTCTTGCATGGGTTTCAAAATCAACGGAGACGTCGACAATGTTTTCCTCACCGTCGCAGGACGTGCAGCAATGTCGCTGCACGGGGTGCTTACACTTGCTCGGGGGGCAACGCTTCTTCTCGCACTTGACCGAGCCCTCCTGGCAAACGCAGGCACCACAGGGGTCCGAAGCATCGTCCCACATCTCTGCATTGGCTCGCTCTTGACCTTCGTACAGGCAGCCTACAGGAAATATTAGTAATAAAGTGATAAAAATTGATATCAGCTGGCTCAGTGACTAATCCTTGCAATACAATTGGAtctatggcagctaatgagttcaaTTCATGTTTGGCTTGACTGGAAATGAGGATCAATACAACCCTCTTTTTCTTACCTTGACAGGTACGACAGCAGTCCCTCGTGACAGGGTGCGAACAAGAAGCGAAGGGACACGGCTTCCTGCGGCACTCCACCGTGCCATTGGTGCACGAGCATAACTGACAGTGCTCCGACGGCGAGTAGAAGCGCTCGCCGTGCCTGTACGTTTGGCCCCCCGACTCGCAGTCTGACGGTGGCGCTGTGGACAAATGagtctgttttaaaaaatgctttcttttatgtacacattttttaaaattgtgtgcTACGCAGCTTTTAACGACTTTTGCTCGCAGTTTCTTACCTGGGCACTGGGGGCAACACTCCCCTGGCGACAAGTTTGGGTTGGCACATGATAGCGGTGGACATCTCGTCATGAGACATTGGACATTTCCATTCTGCAGGGagcaaaaaaaaccacatttaaagtACACGATAAAACAATGAGAGATGATGCAGTTTACATAATGCCCCCCAAGTGTAGATACTAACAATACAGCTGCATGTCCTGCATGAATCAGTAGGATGAGCAAACTGCTGACCATTCAGATGCTCTTTCCCGCCATAGCTGCATCCTAAAATGGGAGAAAGTCATTGAAATCAAGCAACCTATCAATGGTTGCGTCCGCCCGCTCACCGTGACAGTTGTTCCTGCAGCACGTCCCCGGCAGAGGAGCGTTACAATGAGGCAGAGGACAGTGAGCTCGCTGGCAGTCGATGGCGCCGCTGGCGCACTTGCACTCCTCGCACGCGCTTAACGGATTGCGGAAGGCTTGACCGTCCACGAATATGTGTTTCTCCAACAGAcagtcttgaaaaagaaaatagacaCGTCAATACACTCATAAGGTGCCATTCGCAACAGGGTTGGCAGCATTTATTCGATTTCCTTTCCCCCCATGGACATTTAGTTTTCTTTATTATAAATCTATTTACATGAAGTATcaagtttttttaatcagaattAGATTTTTGACACATCctatattttatataaatctaaaatatatacgatatctttttcatgaaaaaatagctaaaataataTTACATATTCTTATCTGATTATTCTATTGTCCAAAATACACACATCGATCAAATTGAAGTCTTCACGAGTTTTTGACATCAGTTTTTTTCGTCTTTCAAttgtactttctttttttttaatgcaaaaataattaagAATTTTGTTGGAAATCTagattttgcttttaaaaaattctCTCTAAATTCAATATAATGaataaacatgaataaaatagaaatataatactttttttttttttgttcaaaaatgtaAACAGTCAAATACTATAATGAATAATACTGTGATTAGCTGgcaaccaactcagggtgtAGCCCACCTACTGCCCGTAGTTgcgatagactccagcaccccccggaaCTCTTATGAATAGAAGtagcatgaaaaatgaatgcacggatgaatgaataatgatcaTGTTATGGATATCTTTCAACCTCACACACCTCAAATTGACTGCAGGCCTCTGGAAAATTTTTCCCGTTATACTCGTTACTATTGAAATCCTatggaaaaaaacacctttCCAGTCACCTGGACATTTGGGGCAGCACTCTCCTGGTATCGTGTAAGGGTTGCTGCAGTTGAGCCTCGGGCAAGATCTTCTCTCGCACTCCACCGTGCCGTGCTGAAAGCGAAAGGAAGAGCGGGGTCAGCAAGAAGTATAGTGCCATGTCAAAAGATTCATCCAACGCTCACCAGGCAGGTGCAGACGTGGCACGGTCGCTCGGGGGTCCCGAATGTCTGCCCGTTGCCATAGATACGCTGAAGAAACGTGCAGCTGTCACATGCTGCACAGCAGGAGCCTAGGCCATGAtgggcatttttcttttttaaatagtatgtcgaatttcatgctttttttaattggctacattttatgtgatttttttctcacttaAAATGATatacattttgatcatttttcgcCAAGTCAAAAAAGCTTTGCTTTTataccatttttttcacattcaaaaACGGACTTCTCATAGGATAATATACCGGTGGTCTTGGTAGGATGCAAACAGTTGGTAGGTGGACACTGGAGGCGGGTGCACTGGGGGGCTCCGTCCACACACGTGCAGCTGGAGCAAGGATCGCCGGCGCCCCATTTGGAGCTGTTTTCGTACTCGGAGCCCTCAAACAGGCATGCTGCATAGAGACAGTACACTATTTTTTATGATAAATAAATGAGTTCATTAATACATTGTTAATGAAAACTAAACTAATGAAATTAAATGTAATAAGTAGAAATAAAAATACCAAGTGGTTACACTGCCAAGTAACAGCGGTTAATCAAACATGAACTCTTGCATGTGTACCTTTGCAGAAGGGGCAGCATCGATGTGGTTCTCGTATGGGGTTGGAACATTTGACGGGTGGGCACTTTTCTTCGTGGCAAACCACGTTTCCGCTCTGTAACG contains:
- the kcp gene encoding kielin/chordin-like protein isoform X1, which encodes MGSEAFCGQTMESLLVILLLVAGSSQGRNASDHGSVIDLLSGLDVSLSKSGVSRLPSPTGAVYRFRPRAHHLTLPAEYSRKLSSDLQGSIGLHLVGQQLQGISNITLLSFSTPSSDILLRLTSSTTEDVLRLDYTVERGIRSLLLPGANPFSTGEWVQLAVSLEPDRLVYFVDCREVQVVLIKAEERFQLELPQDVVVTLGSTPGRKESKFTGHFKKAEISMKAYQTRPWHCNMKDAPHGADSNTFAKAKRKHRTPLQNVHHSPHSIQSEQLQRGVVLGPPGLPQGGKSTSQTHRDEGLRRLESRLEDLTRMLDLLQVQNEELLSRVRYLEGCECVRRPCVWDGGEVEDGRRWQTDVSTVCTCTSGKVTCRANIRDCEQRDTKVHNVSHSANTCEEGEMDCWAVPCPTLHCTQTESVPGECCQRCIGCVYSGVRYEYDAKWRPAESPCDVCHCLGRDVRCEREPCPPLPCTNAAPPLQNSCCPVCLGCGVNGHLVPNGAAIPTGDRCEQCSCVDGNVVCLPHVCPALFCQNPVHRVGDCCPRCDQCEYESRVYLDGQKFPSTGDPCVQCRCSAGEVSCERTEASCPVTHCNHPAKRKGECCPTCNECEFDGRVYADGKVFVPPGSGPCLQCRCKSGNVVCHEEKCPPVKCSNPIREPHRCCPFCKACLFEGSEYENSSKWGAGDPCSSCTCVDGAPQCTRLQCPPTNCLHPTKTTGSCCAACDSCTFLQRIYGNGQTFGTPERPCHVCTCLHGTVECERRSCPRLNCSNPYTIPGECCPKCPDCLLEKHIFVDGQAFRNPLSACEECKCASGAIDCQRAHCPLPHCNAPLPGTCCRNNCHGCSYGGKEHLNGQQFAHPTDSCRTCSCINGNVQCLMTRCPPLSCANPNLSPGECCPQCPAPPSDCESGGQTYRHGERFYSPSEHCQLCSCTNGTVECRRKPCPFASCSHPVTRDCCRTCQGCLYEGQERANAEMWDDASDPCGACVCQEGSVKCEKKRCPPSKCKHPVQRHCCTSCDGCTYNGREHVDGSEFTDDKDPCAVCYCYAGEVVCTKVPCYGECRHPYKAPGQCCGECHRCFYNGVLLASGQSIPEPGDICSECTCQSGTVRCGKKSCPVTFCPHPLADSCGCPVCDGCHFQGVDYIDGQILTAGERSCQECVCRRGEVVCTARRCQAISCSHPALDGCGCRVCDSCNFEGRDCFNGERFRHPTDHCQQCSCLNGGVLCSRVSCPNAACSHPTTPPGECCPVCTGTCRYQGREYESGSSFPSSSDPCASCSCLDEVVSCKRRPCPVPCSHPVPSDACCPSCDSCLYEGAVHAHGLDFTSSSEPCRRCTCVRGTVTCVTPGCPPTPCSRPVKKPGRCCPECTACMLDGQEYNDGQTWTLTSNHCSTCTCQAGEVHCSTPPCPKLPCVHQMTEPGACCPRCRGCTYDGGEYTEGSSWFADLSHCRSCLCVDGVTTCSEVRCLSPCSNFIKVPGECCPLCADCVFEGRVYGPGDSFHPAGDPCQVCNCEVMPDGEQHLRCYRKQCPSLVDCPKNNIMFSGPDACCPICAQPLSNCTSTIIGNEVLATDNPCFTCQCKDLTWTCLHQGCLPLTCPPSEQFTPADSCCPVCKDCVLEGQNRRVPSGSRWTDSQDNCVTCSCNLGYIECNIEECPSEPCPDGHKQVKVAGKCCHQCQEWGMSCKHQGTVYQSDERWQVDECTGCSCVSGDVHCHTERCPPLTCNTDEIAAVVPGLCCPHCLPRAATCIAFGDPHYRTFDGRMLHFQGACTYVLARDCRAGDFSVHATNDDRGRQGVSWTKEVTVFVGDVAVQLLQNWLVKVDGKAVTLPFLREPYIYVERKANTVLLNTNIGVKVQWNGRSHLELSVPGSYKGHTCGLCGNFNNHHQDDLRMPSGQISFSEAEFGNSWRVTNGSHALTSCRPGEDVDPCKEAGYHARKNANARCNVLKSSAFRPCHRVVSPEAWYAACVYDLCACGANTDQCLCDALEAYAGQCRQAGVVLRWRGPSLCAVGCPTERGLVFDECGPPCPVTCLNAAVPLGVIESHCFKPCVPGCQCPAGLVLHNNQCVHPSKCPKIIHGDRS
- the kcp gene encoding kielin/chordin-like protein isoform X2, which encodes MGGSSQGRNASDHGSVIDLLSGLDVSLSKSGVSRLPSPTGAVYRFRPRAHHLTLPAEYSRKLSSDLQGSIGLHLVGQQLQGISNITLLSFSTPSSDILLRLTSSTTEDVLRLDYTVERGIRSLLLPGANPFSTGEWVQLAVSLEPDRLVYFVDCREVQVVLIKAEERFQLELPQDVVVTLGSTPGRKESKFTGHFKKAEISMKAYQTRPWHCNMKDAPHGADSNTFAKAKRKHRTPLQNVHHSPHSIQSEQLQRGVVLGPPGLPQGGKSTSQTHRDEGLRRLESRLEDLTRMLDLLQVQNEELLSRVRYLEGCECVRRPCVWDGGEVEDGRRWQTDVSTVCTCTSGKVTCRANIRDCEQRDTKVHNVSHSANTCEEGEMDCWAVPCPTLHCTQTESVPGECCQRCIGCVYSGVRYEYDAKWRPAESPCDVCHCLGRDVRCEREPCPPLPCTNAAPPLQNSCCPVCLGCGVNGHLVPNGAAIPTGDRCEQCSCVDGNVVCLPHVCPALFCQNPVHRVGDCCPRCDQCEYESRVYLDGQKFPSTGDPCVQCRCSAGEVSCERTEASCPVTHCNHPAKRKGECCPTCNECEFDGRVYADGKVFVPPGSGPCLQCRCKSGNVVCHEEKCPPVKCSNPIREPHRCCPFCKACLFEGSEYENSSKWGAGDPCSSCTCVDGAPQCTRLQCPPTNCLHPTKTTGSCCAACDSCTFLQRIYGNGQTFGTPERPCHVCTCLHGTVECERRSCPRLNCSNPYTIPGECCPKCPDCLLEKHIFVDGQAFRNPLSACEECKCASGAIDCQRAHCPLPHCNAPLPGTCCRNNCHGCSYGGKEHLNGQQFAHPTDSCRTCSCINGNVQCLMTRCPPLSCANPNLSPGECCPQCPAPPSDCESGGQTYRHGERFYSPSEHCQLCSCTNGTVECRRKPCPFASCSHPVTRDCCRTCQGCLYEGQERANAEMWDDASDPCGACVCQEGSVKCEKKRCPPSKCKHPVQRHCCTSCDGCTYNGREHVDGSEFTDDKDPCAVCYCYAGEVVCTKVPCYGECRHPYKAPGQCCGECHRCFYNGVLLASGQSIPEPGDICSECTCQSGTVRCGKKSCPVTFCPHPLADSCGCPVCDGCHFQGVDYIDGQILTAGERSCQECVCRRGEVVCTARRCQAISCSHPALDGCGCRVCDSCNFEGRDCFNGERFRHPTDHCQQCSCLNGGVLCSRVSCPNAACSHPTTPPGECCPVCTGTCRYQGREYESGSSFPSSSDPCASCSCLDEVVSCKRRPCPVPCSHPVPSDACCPSCDSCLYEGAVHAHGLDFTSSSEPCRRCTCVRGTVTCVTPGCPPTPCSRPVKKPGRCCPECTACMLDGQEYNDGQTWTLTSNHCSTCTCQAGEVHCSTPPCPKLPCVHQMTEPGACCPRCRGCTYDGGEYTEGSSWFADLSHCRSCLCVDGVTTCSEVRCLSPCSNFIKVPGECCPLCADCVFEGRVYGPGDSFHPAGDPCQVCNCEVMPDGEQHLRCYRKQCPSLVDCPKNNIMFSGPDACCPICAQPLSNCTSTIIGNEVLATDNPCFTCQCKDLTWTCLHQGCLPLTCPPSEQFTPADSCCPVCKDCVLEGQNRRVPSGSRWTDSQDNCVTCSCNLGYIECNIEECPSEPCPDGHKQVKVAGKCCHQCQEWGMSCKHQGTVYQSDERWQVDECTGCSCVSGDVHCHTERCPPLTCNTDEIAAVVPGLCCPHCLPRAATCIAFGDPHYRTFDGRMLHFQGACTYVLARDCRAGDFSVHATNDDRGRQGVSWTKEVTVFVGDVAVQLLQNWLVKVDGKAVTLPFLREPYIYVERKANTVLLNTNIGVKVQWNGRSHLELSVPGSYKGHTCGLCGNFNNHHQDDLRMPSGQISFSEAEFGNSWRVTNGSHALTSCRPGEDVDPCKEAGYHARKNANARCNVLKSSAFRPCHRVVSPEAWYAACVYDLCACGANTDQCLCDALEAYAGQCRQAGVVLRWRGPSLCAVGCPTERGLVFDECGPPCPVTCLNAAVPLGVIESHCFKPCVPGCQCPAGLVLHNNQCVHPSKCPKIIHGDRS